Proteins from one Salinispora arenicola genomic window:
- a CDS encoding zinc metalloprotease gives MGLRPNLLSRRSAGIASTSFALLLGAVTAGYVPAHAAPADGHHVAGHAESAECAPVDAHAKVKARPGGVNAHDPNHLTEAQVLARENELDELVHERMRRAGAAGLTSAAPASIAVPVAVHVIQENSTRAGGNIPDSMIYSQIDVLNQSFSGETGGAATAFTFRLQSINRVTNPSWYPIIKDSSAERSMKTSLRTGGMETLNVYLGDLSSGLLGWATFPERSLNDMDGVVVLSESLPGGTATNYNLGDTGTHEVGHWLNLYHTFQRGCRGSGDGVSDTPAEASPAYQCPTGRDTCSAPGLDPITNFMDYTYDSCMYEFTPGQASRMLTAWNVYRA, from the coding sequence ATGGGACTCCGTCCCAACCTTCTGTCCCGTCGAAGCGCCGGCATCGCGTCAACGTCGTTCGCGCTGCTCCTTGGCGCCGTCACGGCCGGGTACGTCCCCGCCCACGCGGCACCGGCCGATGGCCACCACGTTGCGGGGCATGCGGAAAGCGCGGAGTGCGCGCCGGTTGACGCACACGCCAAGGTCAAAGCCCGACCGGGCGGCGTCAACGCACACGACCCGAACCACCTGACCGAAGCCCAGGTGCTCGCCCGGGAGAACGAACTGGACGAGCTGGTACACGAACGAATGAGGCGCGCCGGCGCTGCCGGGCTGACCTCCGCGGCTCCCGCGTCGATCGCCGTCCCAGTCGCGGTGCACGTCATCCAGGAGAACAGCACCCGGGCCGGCGGCAACATCCCGGACTCGATGATCTACTCACAGATCGACGTGCTGAACCAGTCGTTCAGCGGGGAGACCGGCGGCGCAGCCACTGCCTTCACTTTCCGACTCCAGTCGATCAATCGGGTCACGAACCCGAGCTGGTATCCGATCATCAAGGACTCGTCGGCGGAACGGTCGATGAAGACCTCGCTGCGCACCGGCGGCATGGAAACCCTCAACGTCTACCTCGGTGACCTCTCCAGCGGCCTGCTCGGCTGGGCGACGTTCCCGGAACGCTCACTGAACGACATGGACGGCGTCGTTGTCCTGAGCGAGTCACTGCCCGGCGGCACCGCCACCAACTACAACCTCGGCGACACCGGCACCCACGAGGTCGGTCACTGGCTGAACCTTTACCACACCTTCCAGCGCGGATGCCGCGGCTCGGGTGACGGGGTTAGCGACACCCCGGCCGAGGCGTCCCCGGCCTATCAGTGCCCCACCGGGCGGGACACCTGCTCGGCGCCGGGCCTGGACCCGATCACCAACTTCATGGACTACACGTACGACTCCTGCATGTACGAGTTCACCCCGGGCCAGGCCAGCCGAATGCTGACCGCCTGGAACGTGTATCGGGCATAG
- a CDS encoding MFS transporter — MTATVLARINNLPHSQAQRHTLTVLVAAQILSGAGLAAGVTVGALLTQDMLNSTSLAGLPSAVGTAGSVLAAIAVGRISQTRGRRPGLAAGYLAGAVGSAGVIAAAVADNPILLFLALFVYGAGMSTNLQARYAGADLAAPARRARRVHRAGRHHPGRRSRSRTHRTHR, encoded by the coding sequence GTGACGGCTACCGTGCTTGCCCGGATCAACAACCTTCCACACTCCCAGGCGCAGCGTCACACCCTGACCGTCCTGGTCGCCGCCCAGATCCTCAGCGGCGCCGGACTGGCGGCCGGCGTGACCGTCGGTGCCCTACTCACGCAGGACATGCTCAATTCCACCAGCCTTGCCGGTCTGCCCAGTGCCGTGGGCACCGCCGGTTCCGTGCTGGCAGCCATTGCCGTGGGACGCATCTCCCAAACCCGTGGCCGCCGCCCTGGCCTCGCCGCCGGTTATCTGGCCGGTGCCGTCGGTAGCGCGGGCGTCATCGCTGCCGCCGTGGCCGACAATCCCATCCTGCTGTTCCTCGCCCTGTTCGTCTACGGCGCCGGCATGTCCACCAACCTGCAAGCCCGCTACGCCGGAGCCGATCTGGCTGCCCCAGCGCGCCGCGCGCGCCGTGTCCACCGTGCTGGTCGCCACCACCCTGGGCGGCGTAGTCGGTCCCGTACTCACCGCACCCACCGGTGA
- a CDS encoding MFS transporter, with translation MYLPSPLTGWLVDRYGNLTIAAASVLTLLAAGIVAASAPGDSVASLAVALALLGLGWNFGLVAGTAIITDVVPLATRAKTQGLVDVSIAIAGATGGMASGLVVAVAGYPLLAIGGGLLALVIVPVTIAARSR, from the coding sequence ATGTACTTGCCCTCGCCCCTGACCGGCTGGCTCGTCGACCGCTACGGCAACCTCACAATCGCTGCCGCTTCCGTACTGACCCTGCTGGCCGCCGGAATCGTTGCCGCCAGCGCCCCTGGCGACTCCGTCGCTTCGCTCGCGGTGGCCCTCGCGCTGCTGGGTCTGGGCTGGAACTTCGGCCTCGTGGCCGGCACCGCGATCATCACGGATGTCGTCCCGCTGGCAACCCGCGCCAAGACCCAGGGCCTGGTCGACGTCTCCATCGCTATCGCCGGCGCCACAGGCGGTATGGCCTCAGGGCTCGTCGTCGCCGTTGCCGGCTACCCCCTCCTAGCCATCGGCGGCGGACTTCTGGCCCTGGTCATTGTGCCGGTGACCATCGCCGCACGCAGCCGATGA
- a CDS encoding pyridoxamine 5'-phosphate oxidase family protein encodes MASWSEFAADVPRLAEGIRRLLQQYGPGLGYLATVRADGGPRVHPVSPVLTDEGLFCFVIDSPKRRDLERDGRYALHSFPAEECDDEAYLAGHARPVTDPTWVTRLAHQHRASSGTDWRLFEFTIDIAMIARRDAASPARPAVHVWLEPGAPTASERLGRVRGASRTSAVGQRAEAA; translated from the coding sequence ATGGCTTCCTGGTCCGAATTCGCCGCCGACGTACCCCGCCTCGCCGAGGGGATCCGCCGGCTCCTCCAGCAGTACGGGCCGGGCCTGGGCTATCTGGCCACGGTCCGCGCCGATGGTGGCCCCCGCGTGCACCCGGTCTCCCCGGTGCTCACCGACGAGGGTCTCTTCTGCTTTGTGATCGACTCGCCCAAGCGGCGCGACCTGGAGCGCGACGGGCGCTACGCGCTGCACTCCTTCCCCGCGGAGGAGTGCGACGACGAGGCATACCTGGCGGGTCATGCCCGGCCGGTGACGGATCCGACCTGGGTGACCCGCCTGGCCCACCAGCACCGCGCGAGTTCCGGGACGGACTGGCGGCTCTTCGAGTTCACCATCGACATCGCGATGATCGCCCGACGCGACGCCGCTAGCCCAGCCAGGCCAGCCGTCCACGTCTGGCTGGAGCCGGGTGCCCCGACCGCGTCAGAACGCCTGGGCCGCGTTCGCGGTGCGTCGCGGACGTCCGCCGTCGGCCAGCGGGCTGAGGCCGCCTGA
- a CDS encoding MBL fold metallo-hydrolase: MTSADTTTEQFPVRVFGGPTALFEYGGLRLLTDPTFDAPGDYYESGQRILTKTAPPSGSSADLGRIDVVLLSHDEHPDNLDNSGRVLLADVPLTLTTPEGGRRLGNRAKGLADWESIELDRPGGGRITVTGVPAIHGPGAREDVEPITGQVVGFVLTGEGLPTVYVSGDNASLDAVKEIAERFEPVDTAILFAGAPRFPGVLFDGALIVLDSVQAAEAAEILGTRRVVPVHYDSWAHFTEGRDELVAAFTAAGLVDRLDLGDER; this comes from the coding sequence GTGACTTCTGCCGATACCACCACTGAGCAGTTCCCCGTCCGCGTCTTCGGCGGCCCGACCGCCCTCTTTGAATACGGCGGGCTACGGCTCCTCACCGACCCAACCTTCGACGCTCCTGGCGACTATTACGAATCAGGCCAGAGAATCCTGACCAAGACCGCGCCCCCCTCCGGCAGTTCCGCAGACCTCGGCCGCATCGACGTAGTCCTGCTCTCCCACGACGAGCACCCCGACAACCTCGACAACTCCGGCCGGGTCCTGCTCGCCGACGTTCCACTGACCCTCACCACGCCCGAGGGTGGGCGCCGCTTGGGGAATAGGGCCAAGGGGCTGGCGGACTGGGAGTCGATCGAGCTGGACCGCCCCGGCGGCGGCAGGATCACCGTGACGGGCGTACCCGCCATACATGGACCCGGCGCTCGCGAGGATGTCGAGCCGATCACCGGTCAGGTCGTCGGATTCGTCTTGACCGGGGAGGGCCTGCCCACGGTTTATGTCAGCGGCGACAACGCCTCGCTCGACGCCGTGAAGGAGATCGCGGAGCGCTTCGAGCCGGTGGACACTGCCATTCTCTTCGCCGGCGCTCCGCGCTTCCCTGGCGTCCTCTTCGACGGCGCGCTTATCGTCCTCGACAGCGTCCAGGCCGCCGAGGCTGCCGAGATCCTCGGCACTCGCCGGGTGGTCCCCGTCCACTACGACAGTTGGGCCCACTTCACCGAGGGCCGAGACGAACTGGTCGCCGCCTTCACCGCCGCCGGGCTGGTTGATCGCCTGGACCTAGGCGACGAGCGCTGA